From Anopheles darlingi chromosome 2, idAnoDarlMG_H_01, whole genome shotgun sequence, the proteins below share one genomic window:
- the LOC125949039 gene encoding venom protease-like gives MLCPGEIRLVLVVLVLVSQVFCQDGQPCYNSNGASGVCRSITSCPTSFQLNINPFSLFGGSQRGCQNFLGIGSVCCSNGYQSTTPPVSADNPVIRPQVPTSTQAPQTSPRTTTPRVNVGLECTDAKGFVIPCTSGVSTTPKQTTRAATTTAPTTTGRVTTIRTTTPIILQTRLNNEPKFEKPAVLPTLETGCGLSDIEHNRVVGGVPAALHGWPWMALVGYENSLGEVEFRCGGSLITDRHVLSAAHCILSSLTTVRLGEHDLNNQTESAHLDVPVYKYLSHPSYDTFDGHSDLAILFLSETVPFNDAIKPICLPFMEPVRSKDFTDYNPFIAGWGRTAEMGFEATVLQELQIPILTNDECMQLYKKIGKLFTRKQFDNAVLCAGILEGGKDSCQGDSGGPLMLPYAINKKFYYFQIGIVSYGIGCARANLPGAYTRVATFVDWIIKQVSSP, from the exons ATGTTGTGTCCAGGGGAGATACGCCTGGTTCTTGTtgtactggtgctggtttcTCAGGTGTTCTGCCAAG ATGGACAACCATGCTACAACTCGAACGGAGCATCCGGTGTGTGCAGAAGCATCACATCATGTCCAACGTCATTCCAGCTGAACATTAATCCCTTTAGCCTTTTCGGTGGATCACAGCGTGGATGTCAGAACTTTTTGGGCATCGGTAGCGTGTGCTGTTCGAATGGATATCAAAGTACGACACCACCGGTTAGTGCAGATAATCCAGTCATCAGACCCCAAGTTCCGACTAGTACGCAAGCCCCACAGACCTCACCGAGAACAACGACACCACGAGTGAACGTTGGATTAGAGTGTACGGATGCTAAAGGCTTTGTGATACCGTGCACTTCGGGTGTTTCGACGACTCCGAAACAGACCACCAGGGCCGCGACCACTACTGCACCTACCACTACTGGCCGTGTGACTACCATTCGAACAACGACACCGATTATCCTACAAACGCGGCTTAACAATGAGCCCAAGTTCGAGAAACCGGCTGTTCTACCGACACTAGAAACCGGCTGCGGTCTTAGCGATATCGAGCATAACCGCGTCGTTGGTGGCGTTCCGGCTGCACTGCACGGCTGGCCTTGGATGGCACTGGTAGGATACGAGAACAGTCTTGGCGAAGTTGAGTTCCGCTGCGGCGGATCACTGATCACCGATCGGCACGTGCTGTCAGCGGCACACTGTATACTGTCCTCATT AACCACGGTACGGCTAGGGGAGCACGATTTGAACAATCAAACCGAATCTGCTCATCTCGATGTTCCGGTGTATAAG TACCTTTCCCATCCATCTTACGATACCTTCGACGGACACTCCGATCTGGCAATACTGTTTCTATCGGAAACGGTTCCGTTTAACG ACGCCATCAAACCCATCTGTCTTCCGTTTATGGAACCGGTCCGGAGTAAGGATTTCACCGACTATAATCCGTTCATTGCGGGATGGGGTCGTACGGCGGAAATGGGATTCGAAGCGACGGTACTACAGGAGCTGCAGATCCCGATACTGACCAACGATGAGTGCATGCAGCTGTACAAGAAGATAGGCAAACTGTTCACACGGAAGCAATTCGATAATGCCGTTTTGTGCGCTGGCATACTAGAAGGTGGCAAAGATTCGTGTCAAGGCGATAGCGGAGGACCGTTGATGTTGCCGTATGCGATCAACAAGAAGTTCTACTACTTCCAGATCGGAATCGTCTCGTACGGTATCGGTTGCGCACGGGCCAATCTTCCCGGCGCTTACACGCGGGTTGCCACGTTCGTCGATTGGATAATCAAACAAGTGTCCTCCCCATGA